A stretch of Flavobacterium sp. N1994 DNA encodes these proteins:
- a CDS encoding LytR/AlgR family response regulator transcription factor has protein sequence MNCIIIDDEMMARAVIAQMIALYTELNVVEEFSNAIDAIKYLNQNTVDVVFLDIHMPDFTGFDFINTIKNPPKIVLITSDKNFAINAFEYDCIVDYLVKPITEDRFEKAMQKLNWRVETVKKIIPFSEKKKLSNIPDEFYVNINNRLIKIDIPSITLIKANGDYVTIKTDTSSYIVHTTLKKIEVKLPQDLFLKIHRSYVINTKKIIDIEDNSVLIGKDVIPVSRGNKAELMKRLNLL, from the coding sequence ATGAATTGCATTATAATAGATGACGAAATGATGGCAAGAGCAGTTATTGCTCAAATGATTGCACTTTATACTGAACTGAATGTGGTTGAGGAATTTAGCAATGCTATAGACGCCATTAAATACTTAAACCAAAATACAGTTGATGTTGTTTTTCTTGATATTCATATGCCCGATTTTACAGGCTTTGATTTTATAAATACCATTAAAAACCCTCCTAAAATTGTATTAATTACTTCTGATAAAAATTTTGCCATTAATGCCTTCGAATACGATTGTATCGTTGATTATTTGGTAAAACCAATAACGGAAGATCGCTTTGAAAAAGCAATGCAAAAATTAAATTGGCGTGTTGAAACAGTAAAAAAAATTATTCCTTTTAGTGAGAAAAAAAAACTGAGCAATATACCTGATGAATTCTATGTCAACATTAATAATCGTTTAATAAAAATTGACATTCCAAGCATCACATTGATTAAAGCCAATGGAGATTATGTTACTATTAAAACAGACACTAGCTCTTATATAGTTCATACTACATTAAAAAAAATTGAAGTGAAATTACCACAAGATTTATTTTTAAAAATTCATCGTTCATATGTAATTAACACTAAAAAAATAATTGACATCGAAGATAATAGTGTTTTAATTGGAAAAGATGTTATTCCAGTAAGTCGTGGAAATAAAGCAGAGTTAATGAAACGGCTTAATTTATTATAG
- a CDS encoding Hpt domain-containing protein, whose translation MEKPNIDYINKLSRNEEAVKEKFIAILKFEIPIEIDTYFVSLQNNKWNDTKESIHKLKNKIGILGLENSYHLADEYEKSNQNNRKKLQIAFEETLILIQQFVSCL comes from the coding sequence ATGGAAAAACCTAATATAGACTACATCAATAAACTTTCGAGAAATGAAGAAGCAGTAAAAGAAAAATTTATAGCAATACTCAAATTCGAAATCCCTATTGAAATTGATACTTATTTTGTAAGTTTACAAAATAACAAATGGAATGATACAAAAGAATCTATACACAAGTTAAAAAATAAAATTGGCATTTTAGGTTTGGAAAATAGTTATCATTTAGCGGATGAGTATGAAAAATCCAATCAAAATAATAGAAAAAAATTACAGATAGCATTTGAAGAAACATTAATTTTAATTCAGCAATTTGTGAGTTGCTTATAA
- a CDS encoding PAS domain-containing protein has protein sequence MSESPIVINKTSFNNIFPFHIIIDEDLKLKSFGTSLSKIYPKLAIGEVFSTYFNIKRPLITTPTPQNIKSIFNQLVVITDKKSNELSLRGQFEPHENGVLFVGSPWLVSMDEMVDNKLTISDFAKHDPLLDILHVLKNQEIKNQELEELLETINNQKKELKQDKENLNIQSLVASANKNGVVLTNAIGDIIWCNKAYESIVNMTSSKIIGKNILSFGPCKITGTNKKKKILEDFRKGIIFEGEKNIVTKNNKKYYYKTTKQPIKNEQGEVINYFAVIEDISVEKEREEQLLLLSSIAEKSFSAVIITDEKGNTEWVNQSLLNMTGYTFDEFIEKKPGELLHGPESCPNTISYLKEQIKNGEAFYCEMLHYTKSKEKYWVRLNGQSIHDKNGKVFKFFATMDDITIEKEHTEQILTSEERLNSLIANLQSGILLEDENRKIILVNKKFCDLFGIPLEPHMLKDFDCEVMAEQSKDFFKNPDAFLNRIKDILQKKEIVITEEIELTDGRSLERSFIPMHKGEKLVGYIWCYEDVTLKKRYYENIAKEREKYSNIIANMNMGLLEVDKHDIIKLANQSFSNMSGYSIEELLEKKATDLFVKDTNKSIIENKTKERNIGQSNSYEVPIVNKYGEEKYWMISGAPNYNLNGEIIGSIGIHLDITEQKKLELQKEQLLKRLETQNERLNEYAHMVSHDLKSPLRSIHSLISWVKEDNMNLFNETTMNYFELIEDKVEKMDNLIQGILTYSKVDSNKEIKEKIDLNEIVQNCIKIIHIPENINVNIKKELPIIETDLFRMQQLFQNLISNAVNYIDKKEGIVEIDYQEHNKEYLFSIKDNGQGIDHKYQRKIFDLFQTISEEEQSTGIGLSIVKRIVDYYHGTIWLESSLGIGTTFFIKLPKNHGKT, from the coding sequence ATGAGTGAATCACCAATTGTAATTAACAAAACTTCATTTAATAATATTTTCCCTTTCCATATAATAATAGATGAAGATTTAAAGCTGAAGTCTTTTGGAACAAGTCTTTCGAAAATCTATCCAAAACTGGCTATAGGTGAAGTTTTTAGTACCTATTTCAATATCAAAAGACCTTTAATAACAACGCCAACACCTCAAAACATAAAATCAATTTTTAATCAGTTGGTTGTTATTACTGACAAAAAATCAAACGAATTATCGCTTAGAGGTCAATTTGAACCTCATGAAAATGGAGTACTCTTTGTTGGTTCTCCTTGGCTTGTTTCTATGGATGAAATGGTAGATAATAAATTAACCATCAGTGATTTTGCAAAACACGATCCATTACTTGACATACTTCACGTACTCAAAAACCAAGAAATTAAAAACCAGGAACTAGAAGAACTATTAGAAACTATAAATAATCAAAAAAAAGAATTAAAACAAGATAAAGAAAATCTAAACATACAATCACTGGTTGCAAGTGCTAATAAAAATGGCGTCGTTTTAACCAATGCTATTGGTGACATTATCTGGTGTAATAAAGCCTATGAAAGCATCGTAAATATGACTTCCTCTAAAATTATAGGTAAAAATATATTATCCTTTGGACCCTGTAAAATTACTGGAACTAATAAAAAGAAAAAAATACTAGAAGACTTCCGCAAGGGAATTATATTTGAAGGAGAAAAAAATATTGTTACCAAAAACAATAAAAAATATTATTACAAAACTACAAAGCAACCAATCAAAAATGAACAAGGTGAAGTAATTAACTACTTTGCAGTAATAGAAGATATCTCTGTAGAAAAAGAAAGGGAAGAACAATTGCTACTATTGTCTTCTATAGCAGAGAAATCTTTTAGTGCGGTAATCATTACTGATGAAAAAGGAAATACAGAATGGGTTAACCAAAGTCTTTTAAATATGACCGGTTACACATTTGATGAATTTATAGAAAAAAAACCTGGGGAACTATTGCATGGCCCCGAAAGCTGTCCTAATACAATTTCTTATCTAAAAGAGCAAATAAAAAATGGAGAGGCTTTTTATTGTGAAATGTTACACTACACTAAATCAAAAGAAAAATATTGGGTTCGTTTAAATGGACAGTCTATTCATGACAAGAATGGTAAAGTTTTTAAATTTTTCGCAACCATGGACGATATTACTATAGAAAAAGAGCATACAGAACAAATTTTAACCTCAGAAGAGAGATTAAATTCATTAATAGCAAATTTACAATCGGGGATTTTATTAGAAGATGAAAACCGTAAAATTATTTTAGTAAATAAAAAATTCTGTGACCTTTTTGGAATTCCTTTAGAACCCCATATGCTCAAAGATTTTGATTGTGAAGTAATGGCGGAACAATCAAAAGATTTTTTTAAAAATCCTGATGCCTTTTTAAACCGAATTAAAGATATACTCCAAAAAAAAGAAATTGTTATTACAGAAGAAATCGAATTAACTGACGGTCGTAGCCTTGAAAGAAGTTTTATTCCAATGCATAAAGGAGAAAAATTAGTAGGTTATATATGGTGTTATGAAGATGTTACCTTAAAAAAAAGATACTACGAAAATATTGCTAAAGAAAGAGAAAAGTATAGCAACATTATTGCAAATATGAATATGGGACTATTAGAAGTTGATAAACATGACATTATCAAACTAGCTAATCAATCCTTTTCTAATATGAGCGGTTATAGTATAGAGGAACTTTTAGAAAAAAAAGCTACAGATTTATTTGTGAAAGATACTAATAAAAGTATCATTGAAAATAAAACAAAAGAACGCAATATTGGACAATCCAATTCTTATGAAGTACCTATTGTCAATAAATATGGTGAAGAAAAGTATTGGATGATAAGTGGCGCTCCCAATTATAATCTTAATGGTGAGATTATAGGTTCTATTGGTATCCACTTGGATATTACTGAGCAAAAAAAATTGGAACTCCAGAAAGAACAACTTTTAAAGCGATTAGAAACACAAAACGAACGGCTTAATGAATATGCTCATATGGTTTCACACGATTTGAAATCTCCTTTGCGAAGTATCCACTCTCTAATTTCATGGGTAAAAGAAGATAATATGAATCTTTTTAACGAAACTACCATGAATTATTTTGAATTGATTGAGGATAAAGTAGAGAAAATGGATAATTTAATTCAAGGAATTTTAACCTATTCAAAAGTAGATTCAAATAAAGAAATTAAAGAGAAAATAGACCTTAATGAAATAGTTCAAAACTGTATTAAAATCATACACATCCCTGAAAACATTAATGTAAATATCAAAAAAGAATTACCAATAATTGAAACCGATCTTTTCAGAATGCAACAATTGTTTCAAAACTTAATCAGCAATGCCGTTAACTATATAGACAAAAAAGAAGGCATCGTCGAAATAGATTATCAAGAACACAATAAAGAGTATTTATTTTCTATAAAAGATAACGGACAGGGAATTGATCATAAGTACCAAAGAAAAATCTTTGATTTATTTCAAACTATTTCAGAAGAAGAACAATCTACAGGTATAGGACTATCCATTGTAAAAAGAATAGTTGATTACTACCATGGCACTATTTGGTTAGAAAGTTCTTTAGGAATCGGAACCACATTTTTTATCAAACTACCTAAGAATCATGGAAAAACCTAA
- a CDS encoding heme NO-binding domain-containing protein, whose amino-acid sequence MYGIVNKAIEELIITNYGEDIWKIIHAKSGIDHDFFISDKAYDDEITFTLAKTISEELSIPINEVLLSLGEWWIVKTTREKYGSLMESGRSTLKEFLINLPIFHNRVMLIYPKLTPPEFKVTDITERSLNLHYISKREGLQEFVRGLIQGLSIIFTTDTTIELLQSRENNAEFEIFKISW is encoded by the coding sequence ATGTACGGAATTGTAAATAAAGCAATAGAAGAATTAATAATTACCAATTATGGTGAAGACATTTGGAAAATCATCCATGCCAAAAGCGGTATAGACCATGATTTTTTTATCAGTGATAAAGCTTATGATGATGAAATCACTTTTACATTAGCAAAAACAATTTCTGAAGAACTTTCTATTCCAATTAACGAAGTTTTACTATCATTAGGAGAATGGTGGATTGTCAAAACCACTAGAGAAAAATATGGCTCTTTAATGGAGTCAGGAAGGTCTACATTAAAAGAGTTCTTGATTAATTTACCGATTTTTCACAACCGAGTTATGTTAATTTATCCCAAACTAACACCACCTGAATTTAAAGTGACTGACATTACCGAGAGAAGTCTTAATTTACATTACATCTCTAAAAGAGAAGGTTTACAAGAATTTGTTCGTGGTTTAATACAAGGGTTAAGTATTATATTTACTACCGATACCACTATAGAATTACTTCAATCACGTGAAAATAATGCCGAATTTGAAATTTTTAAAATAAGTTGGTAA
- a CDS encoding PAS domain-containing protein, which translates to MADIQFTFTDSTLNTIFPFYILIDENLTIKKFGNSIGKMMPNLEEDKLFTDFFTVIRPFKENITSKNFITLLNQSVIFTSKGIKTLTLKGQFERQQSNFLFLGSPWLMSLGEVSQKKLERSDFAFHDSALEILHVLENQEKNNIELKGLIKTIDTQSKQLKIDKEELNRLSLVASANKNGVVFTQPQGEIFWCNEAFEYITGFSKKEIIGKSLIEVGSGKLSNKKEIYKMIEAFYKGVPFEVEYLHTKKQKGSFRSKINGQPIFDSEGYVSQYFAIIEDVSIEKEKEEQLKLLSSIAEKNSNPVLISDKDGKIEWVNSSFLDLTEYSIEEIIGNSSDVLLYGPETDKKTKLYLKEQIKNGLPFDCEIINYTKSKQKYWVRIQGQALHDEQGKIKKYFTIQEDISLEKEFNQQLIESQNRLNSLIANLQSGILFEDDNKKVLLVNSKFCSLFEIDADPEIMKGLDCEMIAKGVKDYFKYPDHFLQRVNETIDKKEIVIAEMVELADGRILERTFIPIYRGKKLDGYLWSYEDVTIKKRYRESLEAEREKYSSIIANMNMGLLEVDNNDIIKLANQSFIEMSGYADTELINRKASDLFLNNKSKIILKEKMINRLNRISNSYEIPITNKVGEEKYWLISGAPNYNVNGEVIGSIGIYLDITAQKKLEIQKEQLLKRLETQNERLNEYAHMVSHDLKSPLRSIHSLITWIKEDNKNIFNETTDRYFELIEDKVEKMDNLIQGILTYSKVESNKEVTEKLNLNEIVQNCIKIMHIPKNTTITIKRELPILETDHFRMQQLFLNLISNAVNYIDKKEGIVEITYEDIGNDYIFSIKDNGIGIDDKYQLKIFELFQSFSKDTKATGIGLSIVKRIVDYYNGKIWLESSLGIGTTFFIKLPKFHKKTIRHKTTNI; encoded by the coding sequence ATGGCAGATATACAATTTACTTTTACGGACTCTACTTTAAATACCATTTTCCCTTTTTACATCCTAATTGATGAAAATCTCACAATTAAGAAGTTTGGGAACAGTATTGGTAAGATGATGCCCAACCTTGAAGAAGATAAATTATTTACAGATTTTTTTACGGTGATAAGACCTTTTAAAGAAAACATCACTTCAAAGAATTTCATAACCTTACTCAACCAGTCAGTCATATTTACCTCTAAAGGAATTAAAACTTTAACATTAAAAGGTCAATTTGAGCGGCAACAAAGTAATTTTCTCTTTCTAGGCTCTCCTTGGCTCATGTCATTAGGAGAGGTAAGCCAAAAGAAACTAGAACGTAGTGATTTTGCCTTTCATGATTCTGCATTGGAAATACTCCATGTACTCGAAAATCAAGAAAAAAACAATATCGAGTTAAAAGGACTAATTAAAACCATTGATACCCAAAGTAAACAACTTAAAATTGATAAAGAAGAACTTAACAGACTATCATTAGTAGCCAGTGCCAATAAAAATGGGGTGGTATTTACACAACCCCAAGGAGAAATATTTTGGTGTAACGAAGCCTTTGAATACATCACGGGGTTTTCAAAAAAAGAGATTATTGGAAAATCACTGATTGAGGTTGGTAGTGGTAAATTATCCAATAAAAAGGAAATTTACAAAATGATTGAAGCTTTTTACAAAGGCGTCCCTTTTGAAGTCGAATATCTCCACACCAAAAAACAAAAAGGGTCATTTCGTTCTAAAATAAATGGACAACCTATTTTTGATTCAGAGGGCTATGTGTCACAATATTTTGCTATTATTGAAGATGTTTCTATTGAAAAAGAAAAGGAAGAACAATTAAAACTTCTCTCTTCTATAGCTGAAAAAAACAGCAACCCAGTTCTTATTTCGGACAAAGATGGGAAAATCGAATGGGTCAATTCTAGCTTTTTAGATTTGACTGAATATAGTATTGAAGAAATAATTGGAAATAGTTCTGATGTTTTATTATATGGTCCGGAGACAGACAAAAAAACAAAACTATATCTAAAAGAGCAGATAAAAAATGGGTTGCCTTTTGATTGTGAAATTATAAACTATACCAAATCCAAACAAAAATATTGGGTTCGAATTCAAGGTCAGGCCTTGCATGATGAACAAGGGAAGATTAAAAAATACTTTACTATACAAGAAGACATTTCTTTAGAAAAAGAATTTAATCAGCAATTGATAGAATCACAAAATAGATTAAATTCATTGATTGCCAATTTACAGTCAGGGATTTTGTTTGAAGATGACAACAAAAAAGTATTGTTAGTCAATAGCAAATTTTGCAGCTTGTTTGAAATTGACGCCGATCCAGAGATTATGAAGGGATTAGACTGTGAAATGATTGCAAAAGGAGTCAAAGATTACTTTAAATATCCTGATCATTTTTTACAACGAGTGAATGAAACCATCGATAAAAAAGAAATTGTAATCGCAGAAATGGTGGAACTTGCAGACGGACGAATTCTAGAAAGAACTTTTATTCCAATATATCGAGGGAAGAAATTAGACGGTTATCTATGGAGTTATGAAGATGTCACTATCAAAAAAAGATACCGAGAAAGTCTGGAAGCCGAAAGAGAAAAATACAGTAGTATTATTGCCAATATGAATATGGGACTGTTAGAAGTAGATAACAACGATATTATCAAACTAGCTAATCAATCTTTTATTGAAATGAGTGGTTATGCAGACACTGAATTAATTAACAGAAAAGCTTCCGATTTATTTTTAAATAATAAAAGTAAAATCATTTTAAAAGAAAAAATGATAAATAGATTGAATAGAATTTCAAACTCATACGAAATTCCGATTACTAATAAAGTTGGTGAAGAAAAATATTGGTTGATTAGTGGTGCCCCCAATTATAATGTAAACGGAGAAGTAATAGGTTCAATAGGTATCTATTTAGACATAACCGCGCAAAAAAAATTAGAGATTCAAAAAGAACAACTTTTAAAGCGATTAGAAACACAAAACGAAAGACTTAACGAATATGCCCACATGGTTTCCCATGATTTAAAATCACCTTTGCGAAGTATTCACTCTTTAATTACATGGATAAAAGAGGACAATAAAAACATTTTTAATGAAACAACTGACCGATATTTTGAATTAATTGAGGATAAAGTAGAAAAAATGGATAATTTAATTCAGGGAATTTTGACCTATTCAAAAGTAGAATCAAATAAAGAAGTTACAGAAAAATTAAACCTTAATGAAATTGTTCAAAACTGTATCAAAATAATGCATATTCCAAAAAATACTACCATAACTATCAAAAGAGAATTACCAATACTTGAAACAGATCATTTCAGAATGCAACAATTGTTTCTAAACTTGATTAGCAATGCTGTTAACTATATTGATAAAAAAGAAGGAATTGTTGAAATAACATATGAAGACATTGGCAATGACTATATATTTTCGATTAAAGATAACGGCATAGGCATCGATGACAAGTACCAACTCAAAATTTTTGAGCTGTTCCAATCTTTTTCAAAAGATACTAAAGCTACAGGAATAGGATTATCTATAGTTAAAAGAATTGTAGATTATTATAATGGCAAAATATGGCTGGAAAGTTCTTTAGGAATAGGAACCACATTTTTTATCAAATTACCAAAGTTTCATAAAAAAACTATACGCCACAAAACAACCAATATATAA
- a CDS encoding response regulator, translated as MVKTLKILFIEDDTIEVMKFNRVIAALGLTHQIIESNNGDSALAILETKENLPDIILLDLNMPKLNGIEFLTILKKDPVLRYIPTIILTTSSNFKDVKECYKIGIAGYLLKPLKYEDYVYKIQKLLDYWSCNELISE; from the coding sequence ATGGTAAAAACATTAAAGATTCTTTTCATAGAAGACGACACTATTGAGGTGATGAAATTCAACAGAGTAATTGCTGCTTTAGGCCTAACCCATCAAATAATTGAATCCAATAATGGGGATAGTGCATTAGCTATTTTAGAAACAAAAGAAAACCTTCCAGATATAATACTTTTAGATTTGAATATGCCAAAACTTAACGGAATAGAATTTTTAACGATTTTAAAAAAAGACCCTGTATTAAGATATATCCCTACCATTATTTTAACCACTTCTAGTAATTTTAAAGATGTCAAAGAATGTTATAAAATTGGCATTGCTGGGTATCTTCTTAAACCTTTAAAATATGAAGACTATGTTTATAAAATTCAAAAACTACTAGATTATTGGAGTTGCAATGAATTGATTTCAGAATAA
- a CDS encoding PAS domain S-box protein: protein MKTSKDNKPYQIVIIEDNPGDYTLIVNYLEEQFLSPKIFWAKNFKEAKKLVTDATICSDLILLDLSLPDKSGEELITEMFLLCPETPLIILTGLSDNTFGIKSLSLGISDYLIKDELDANLLYKSIIYNIERKKTLLQLATSEKRYSDLFHLSPQPMWVYDTVSLRFLDVNEAAEKHYGYSLQEFLGMTIKDIRPVEDIPEMHKRVEFLNENEGSHSLGTFRHKKKNGEIIYVEIQSNIIQFQDSIGRIILASDVTERLSYIEAIEKQNEKLKEIAWIQSHVVRAPLARMMSLIDIIKNFGIEENDSENLLNNLLISAEELDVIIKDITKKSEGIQLDKK, encoded by the coding sequence ATGAAAACTAGTAAAGATAATAAACCGTATCAAATTGTGATTATTGAGGATAATCCAGGTGATTATACACTTATTGTAAATTATTTAGAAGAACAGTTTTTATCCCCAAAAATTTTCTGGGCTAAAAATTTCAAAGAAGCAAAAAAATTAGTAACAGATGCTACCATTTGTAGTGACTTAATACTATTAGACCTTTCATTGCCTGATAAAAGTGGAGAAGAACTTATCACAGAAATGTTTTTGCTTTGTCCTGAAACCCCATTAATCATTTTAACAGGGCTGTCTGATAATACCTTTGGAATTAAATCATTATCACTAGGTATTTCTGATTATCTGATAAAAGACGAACTCGATGCCAACCTTTTATATAAAAGTATTATTTACAATATTGAGAGGAAAAAAACCTTACTTCAATTAGCAACTTCAGAAAAACGATATAGCGATTTATTTCATTTAAGTCCGCAGCCTATGTGGGTTTATGATACTGTTTCTTTACGCTTCTTAGATGTAAATGAGGCCGCAGAAAAACATTATGGATATTCATTACAGGAGTTTTTAGGTATGACGATTAAAGACATTAGACCTGTTGAAGACATCCCAGAAATGCACAAAAGAGTGGAATTTTTAAATGAAAATGAAGGCTCGCATTCATTGGGGACTTTTAGGCATAAAAAGAAAAATGGTGAAATCATTTATGTTGAAATTCAGAGTAATATTATACAATTTCAAGATTCTATTGGACGAATTATATTGGCAAGTGATGTTACAGAACGACTTTCTTATATTGAAGCCATTGAAAAACAAAATGAAAAACTAAAAGAAATTGCCTGGATACAATCGCATGTTGTGCGTGCGCCTTTAGCCAGGATGATGAGTCTGATTGATATCATTAAAAATTTTGGTATTGAAGAAAATGACAGTGAAAATTTATTAAATAACTTATTAATATCTGCCGAAGAACTTGACGTAATAATTAAAGATATTACAAAAAAATCAGAAGGGATACAACTAGATAAAAAATAA
- a CDS encoding response regulator, with translation MKAINILLIEDNEGDILLTQEALGESKIINTINVVKDGKLAIDFLTLKEPFQDEELPNLILLDINLPKKNGHEVLQYIKESAKYRHIPVIMLTTSSSEKDINKAYNNYVNCFITKPVDVNEFMLAVTKIESFWISIVQLP, from the coding sequence ATGAAAGCAATAAACATTTTATTAATAGAGGATAACGAAGGGGATATTCTACTAACCCAAGAGGCATTGGGAGAAAGCAAAATAATCAACACTATTAATGTTGTTAAGGATGGCAAACTAGCTATTGATTTTTTAACCCTAAAAGAACCTTTTCAGGATGAGGAATTACCCAATCTTATTTTGCTCGACATTAATTTACCAAAGAAAAACGGACACGAAGTCTTGCAATACATTAAAGAAAGTGCAAAATATAGACACATTCCTGTTATTATGCTGACAACTTCCTCTTCTGAAAAGGACATTAATAAAGCCTATAACAATTATGTGAATTGCTTTATTACCAAACCTGTAGATGTAAATGAATTCATGCTTGCTGTAACAAAGATTGAAAGCTTCTGGATAAGTATAGTACAACTACCTTAA